From the genome of Streptococcus marmotae, one region includes:
- the rpsG gene encoding 30S ribosomal protein S7, with the protein MSRKNQAPKREVLPDPLYNSKLVTRLINRVMLDGKRGTAASIVYGAFDQIKEATGNDALEVFETAMENIMPVLEVRARRVGGSNYQVPVEVRPERRTTLGLRWLVTIARNRGEHTMVDRLAKEIMDAANNTGAAVKKREDTHRMAEANRAFAHFRW; encoded by the coding sequence ATGAGTCGTAAAAACCAAGCGCCTAAGCGCGAAGTATTGCCAGATCCGCTTTACAATTCAAAATTAGTAACACGTTTGATCAACCGCGTTATGCTTGACGGAAAACGTGGTACAGCGGCTTCTATCGTATATGGTGCCTTTGATCAAATCAAAGAAGCTACTGGAAACGATGCACTTGAAGTATTTGAAACAGCGATGGAAAACATCATGCCTGTACTTGAAGTCCGTGCACGCCGTGTTGGTGGTTCTAACTACCAAGTCCCAGTTGAAGTTCGTCCAGAACGTCGTACAACTCTTGGACTTCGTTGGTTGGTAACTATTGCACGTAACCGTGGTGAACACACAATGGTTGACCGTCTTGCAAAAGAAATCATGGATGCAGCAAACAACACAGGTGCAGCTGTTAAGAAACGTGAAGATACTCACCGTATGGCAGAAGCAAACCGCGCATTTGCACACTTCCGTTGGTAA